The Pseudomonas fragi DNA window GAAAGTGTTGGGCCCCATGCAGTGTGAAGCGTCCGGATCGGCTTTTTGCTCCATCATGCAGCCCAGGCCATAGCGCATTGGTCTTTTCCAGATTCGATCCAGGCCGTTGCTGTGCTCTTTGGTGAACTCATTGAGCATCTCTGTGCCGATCAAGCGCCCGGCCAGCAGGGCGCTGTAGAAACCGGCCAGCCCGGCTGCCGTACTGTGCGAGCATGCTCCGGGCTGTTGAAAAGCCCACCATTTACGGTCGGATGTACGCCCGGGGGATATTCCCGGGTTAGTAAATGCAAGCGTCGAAATGTCTTCTGAATGACCAGTAACCACATCACGCAAGTGCTTAGAGTAGGGGTCGCCCACTCGCCCCCTGGCCGCGTCATAATGGGCGATGCGGTAAAACTCCTGTTCTTCTACGCCAAGATGAACCTCTAGCCCGTTGGGTCGGGTTATTTCCTCGTGGATAAAGGTGCAAGGGTTGCGCCCGTCCGTTCGCCTTATCAGCTCGCCGATTATCCAGCCGTATGTTGTGGTGCCATACCCCAGCGCAGTCCCTGGTTGCCACCATAATGGCTCGGCAGCCAGTGTCTTGACCATCTGCTCCCAGTCATACATCGCAGGGTTGCGGTCCGGGAGTCTTAATGCCGGAATGCCAGAGGTATGGCTCATGACATGGCGCAAGGTCACCTGGCATTTACCGCCCTGCGCGAACTCAGGCCAGTAATCAGCCACCGGGATATCCAGCTCCAGTTTTCCTTTCTCGACCAGCATTAATGCAGCCACCGCAGCGAACGGTTTTACCGTACAAAATGTATTCGCCAATGTGTGTTTGTTCCAAGGTATGTTTCCCTGGAGGTCCGACGAGCCTGCCCATAAGTCCACAACCGTCGTGCCGCCAACGTTAATACATAGCCCTGCGCCTCGTTCTTGCGGGTCATTAAAGATGGCTTCAAAAGCGCTTTTGACGGCTTCGAATTCGGGGGTACATAGTCCTTTTGCTTCCATGCGTAATGCTCCATGCAGTAAACCAGTATTTATTAACGGCATATATAGAGGGCAGGGTCGATGCCCTGCACTAAAAGGTGCCGTTGAATAAGGCGTAACGCGCTCTGAAGGTCACTGGGTGTGGGGGTGTTCAGTGGCGCTGTTTTAGGGTGAGGTGATTTAAATAAAAGAGTGTGGCCTGATCAAACTTCGGGTTGCGAAAAGTTGTAGCGGTTTGAGCGCTTGTAAGTGCCAAAGTCATTGAATCTGACACCGGCATCCGCTAAAACTTTATGGGCGAAGGGTGCGGTCATTTGGCGCAGGTAGAACGGGTCCTTCACCACAAAGTGATGAATGCAGTGGGTACTTCCGAAGTTGAAGCAAAACAACTGGAATGGCCACAGCCACCACCGGTTCATGACCTGGGTTTGTTGCAGGGGATTGCGCGGCATGACGTCGCCGAAGTAGTGAATGTTGGAGCTGATAAAAAACAGGCAGAACTGGCGGATGATATTGGGCGCGACGATAATCACCACTGCAGCATTGACCACCTGCATCAGCAGTGCTGCGCCAGCCGAGAGCTCAACAGTGTGGCCCATCAACGAGTTCACCCATGTGTACAGGTGGTAACCCAGGAATATATACCAGCAGCCCCAGTACAGAAGCCCCATGGGCGCATTCAAGCGAAGCACCTTGACGGTCAGCCTGATTTTTTCTTTCCATGTAGATGCGAACAAGGCATTTACAATGCCAAAGACAAAACCATCGATGAGTTTTAAAAAGCGCTTGGCGCCCCACTGGCTGCCGCTGGTGGTAATCCAGGCTTCAACATCGGTCTGGGTGCCAGACTCTTT harbors:
- a CDS encoding EstA family serine hydrolase, whose translation is MEAKGLCTPEFEAVKSAFEAIFNDPQERGAGLCINVGGTTVVDLWAGSSDLQGNIPWNKHTLANTFCTVKPFAAVAALMLVEKGKLELDIPVADYWPEFAQGGKCQVTLRHVMSHTSGIPALRLPDRNPAMYDWEQMVKTLAAEPLWWQPGTALGYGTTTYGWIIGELIRRTDGRNPCTFIHEEITRPNGLEVHLGVEEQEFYRIAHYDAARGRVGDPYSKHLRDVVTGHSEDISTLAFTNPGISPGRTSDRKWWAFQQPGACSHSTAAGLAGFYSALLAGRLIGTEMLNEFTKEHSNGLDRIWKRPMRYGLGCMMEQKADPDASHCMGPNTFGHIGLGGPIAFADAERDVSFSFVTTTSGRHMMIDPRAQNLAALAYAVI
- a CDS encoding fatty acid desaturase, whose protein sequence is MNTANQAPRTPLPKTEQDLINDVTQKITQHSNELRKRYRILAFQNTLGASVMAVSIIGMIVTGTLYIKGLIPGWLCILINALLTSFIHELEHDLIHRLYFRKQPVAHNLMMLLCWIARPGMPSPWLRRELHFHHHKESGTQTDVEAWITTSGSQWGAKRFLKLIDGFVFGIVNALFASTWKEKIRLTVKVLRLNAPMGLLYWGCWYIFLGYHLYTWVNSLMGHTVELSAGAALLMQVVNAAVVIIVAPNIIRQFCLFFISSNIHYFGDVMPRNPLQQTQVMNRWWLWPFQLFCFNFGSTHCIHHFVVKDPFYLRQMTAPFAHKVLADAGVRFNDFGTYKRSNRYNFSQPEV